From the genome of Malus sylvestris chromosome 13, drMalSylv7.2, whole genome shotgun sequence:
ATTATTTGTTATAAGATGATAATCACATTCTCCAGCAGATTTGAGGTCATAAAGCCATAATTTGGTGAGGCAGACGTTTCAGTAAAGTTATTAACAGATTTGATTTATAGGTTTTCATGCAAATTTTCAGATAATTAGTTTTGTTGACATTCATTTTCCCAGATTTCGTGGTCAATTTTTGCTTGATTGTGATTTATATGTAATATGTGGATCTTCTTTTCTATTGCTAGTGCAATTTTTTAGATATTATATTATTAGTTGTGTATAATTTCTATATTTTAGACCGGGCTTAAAGTGCGAAGAAATATGTGTTTTCGTAGGAGAGTTCATCTGGTTCAGGATTTGGCCATAACATCCGAGAATGTGTATACCTGGAGTACATGACCCATATTCATGTTATGAtcgttgtgtgtgtgtgtgtgtgtaattttttCATCCTgtaaagttttttgtttttcgtaAGTGCAGGATTCTCCAGTCTTTAACTATATCAATAGTCTTTCTCCTATCAAGCCGGTTAAGTCTGTGCACATTACTCAGACGTTCAGCTCCCTCAGTTTCGCTTCCCTTCCTTCCGTTTTCACTTCACCCCATGTCAGTTCTCACAAGGAATCCAGGTTCCTGAGGAGGTAATTGACtgctttatttcttttttacttttttttttcttttacctaTTTTGCGTGGTAAATTATTCTTGCATTTCTTTCAGGCATAACCCTTCAGATCCGTCAAAACCTGAGTCCTCTCTGGAAAGCGGTAACAAAGTCTCTGTGAATGAAGATGCGGCTGAATTCTATATTAACGCAGAGGAGCTGCATGAGAGTTGTGTTCCAGGGGATTCTGTAGGAGAAGCTTCTGCGGAACCACCTAGTGAGCACTCAAAGTTTGTGATTGAGCTGCCGCGAAATTTGAAATATGACTGTGGTAGCCCTGAATGTGACGCAGCAACTTCTTGTGGTACTGAGGCAGGTTGTGAGTCGGAAGCAGCTGCCTTGTCAGCTCCACTCGTTCCATATGCTCAAAAGACCTCTGAAAATGGTTCATCTGATGGTGAAGCACATCTACAGAGCATATGCCAGAGTGGCCAAAGAAGAGAAGGGACAGGCTGTGATTGGGAGAGTTTGATCTCTGATGCTACCGACCTATTAATTTTCGATTCCCCCAATGCCTCAGAGGCTTTCAGGGGGATAATGCAGAATCCTCTGGACTCCGTAACAAGATTTTGTAATTCTCTTATGCCGCGACTCTCACAGAATGACATTAATGATGAGCAAAACGTGCTAGTCCTTGATACAGTTGGTTCCGGAGAACAACCTGAAACTGAAGATCCTTCCTCTCAATATGGAGAAGCTAGTCAGCCGGAAGATACAGAACTGATGCAGGACCATTTGAATAGTTGTATGGGTAGCAATCAAATCGAGAAAGAAGATCAGTTCAATTGTAAGGTAAAACATTCACTATGCCTTCACGATAGTCCTAATAATGCCGATTCCAAAGATTCTTGACTACTTTGTTGTGAATTGTTGTCCTTACCttatttattttacttatttggtTGTGCTAATACTTGGGagtagcctctccataaatgggggtaaggctagccgacattcacctctcccagaccctgcgtaaagcgggagccttgtgcactgggtacgacctttttttttttttatttggttgtgCTAATACTATTTTATCTGTTTGTGCATTAGCCTGGTTTAAATTTGCATCGTGGCTTGCGAAGGCGCTGTCTGGATTTTGAGACGGCAGGAGCTCGCAGGAAGAGTTTAGACAATGTTCCAAATTTTAGTTCTTCTATGTTATCTCAATCTGATGAAAAAATCACTACAAATGATAAGCAACTGGTTCCAATAAAACCTGGTGGTGAATCCGCCCGGTGCATCTTACCTGGAATTGGTTTGCACCTAAATGCTCTTGCAACAACCTCAAAAGACTACAAGACCATTAAGCGTGAAAATATGGCCTATGGTAGACAACTAAGTTTACCCAACCTCGCTGCCTCTGCTCATTCCCCCACAGCTGGTCAAGGACCTGGTCATGAATCTTTCTCTTCGGCTTCTTCTGAAAGGGACATGGATGGCACCGAAAATGGCGTTCAGCTGCTGCAAGATGCTTCCCAAGAACCTGCATTTTTAGCTAATGAAGAGTTTAACCAGAATAGCCCCAAAAAGAAGAGGCATGTGCTGTTGACCATATATTCTTCATTAACTTATTATGTCatgttcattttcattttcatgtGATTGGTTAGatttttgtacctttatctgACATCTTATAATTCTGATTGGATGTGCAGGCGCAAGTTCGAACAAGCTGGAGAAACCGAGTCTTCTTGCAAACGTTGCAACTGTAAAAAATCGAAGTGTCTGAAACTGTAGGTTCTTCATCTACCTTTTAGTGAAGCCTAAAACTTTTGTCACTTGTAGTGAGACAGCTTTTATTGAATGTTTGAATATTATCAGTCAGATATATATTGGCTTAGGAATTTCATTTCGCTCACTTTAGAATTGCATCCAATTGTCTCAATCAACATTGTCCTTTGATACGAAAAAGCTTTAAAACTGGTGGTTGTTACACGTTCTACATGTAGAGGAGTTACCTCCTGCATAAACTCCTGAGGCGGATAAACTGTTGTTCTTTGATTCTGTTTACCTCTTGCACTGGTCCTTGAGTCTATAATTTGACTTCTGATACTGTTCGTGCagttactgtgaatgctttgctGCTGGTGTCTACTGCATAGAGCCATGTTCATGTCAAGAATGCTTTAACAAGCCTATTCATGAAGATACTGTTCTTGCAACTCGTAAACAGATTGAGTCTCGCAACCCACTTGCATTTGCTCCGAAAGTGATTAGGACCGCTGATCCTGTTCCTGAATATGGGGTTAGAAAATGAATCCAATATTCTATGCTCTGTTTGCAGGTTGAACAGAAATTTAACCAGTAAAAGTTGCTTTCACTTGCAGGAGGAGTCCAGCAAGACCCCAGCTTCTGCGCGGCATAAAAGAGGTTGCAACTGCAAGAAATCAAGCTGCCTGAAAAAATACTGTGAATGCTATCAGGTTCACCGTCAGCATATCTTGTTTGCTTGTAATATCCTATATAAATGTTAttcacacttgaatttttttttaaagggcgGTGTTGGATGCTCCATTAGCTGCAGATGTGAAGGCTGTAAAAACGCATTTGGTAGAAAGGATGGTGAGTGAGTTGTTATGCTCGACTTAATTACTTCTTCGTGGATTTCTTTTTATCTGCATTCCCATCTGAATTTGATGTCCTTCAAGTGTGCTTGCCAATTATGTTGATATTTGTTACTTATTCCTTTGCAATTCAGGATCTTTTGTAGGAACAGAAACTGAGGCAGACGAAGAAGAAACAGAAGCATGCGACAAGAGTGTGGCTGAAAAACATCAAcagaaaaatgaaattcagaGAAATGAAGAGCAGCGCCAGGATTCTGCTCTTCCCTCAACGCCATTACGGCTTTCCAGGTTTAATTCTTAAACTATTTGTTGGTTGAGAAGTTGATGTATCATTGCTGTTAGATGTTTAACAATTCTTTTATGTTCCAGACAATTCTCACTGCCGTTTTCGTCAAAGCACAAACCGCCAAGATCTTCTACTTTTAACATTGGATCGTCTTCGGGATTATATACAATCACAATCCAGAAACTCGGAAAACCAAATATTCTGCGCCCTGAATCCAAGTTAGAGGGACATAACCAAGCAGTTGCAGAGGATGAAATGCCAGAGATTCTTCAAGGAGATGGGTCTCCTAGCACTGGCATGAAGACCGCTTCTCCGAATGGTAAGAGGGTGTCCCCTCCCAATAATGAATTTGGGCCATCACCTGGTCGAAGGGCGGGTAGGAAACTAATTTTGCAGTCCATTCCTTCGTTCCCGTCCCTCACTCCCCAGCATTGAGGTGGTTGGACTTTCGCGAAGCTAAATCTTTTAGTATACCTTGTACTCCAAAGATATTAAGTTCAGTTCTGTATGCCGTTTCagttagttttttttcttttttttttcttctgtacttgtataataataataaggtaTCCCTGCTCTCTTGGTTGTATAATATGGAATTTCAGTCTATAGTTTCTTCTTTTACCCCTTTTGTTTCCAACCTTACCGTTTTTATCTGGTAACTTTCATAGACCATGCTATAATTTGGTTTCCATTTCACATGTGCATTGGTTAAATATGGCCTGGCATATTTCctctttgaatatgattttccCTTCAAGCTCATGACAGCTTTGTGAAATATGCACCTGCACAACTTAGATCATATCAGTGTATCGTATACGTTGTCTTGTATGTAGTAACGTAGTTTAAATTCACTTGTTTAGTGTTCTTGTATTCTTTAGTACATATTTAACTGTTAAATTGTAATGCACACGGTATGCCGTACATTGAATTCTTGCACAATTGTAAAAGTTGACAAAAAGAGCAACCACTATCCTAAATGAGAAATGAATAGTTGTACTCATAATCATCACGtccaaaaggaaaaacaaaaccataatcTCCAAAAGGCCATAAACATTTGCTGAACACATTCTATACTACATCAATGTTAACTTGAAAAAATGGGTATTTGGATCTCCTTAGTCTATTATTCTCTCTCACAAAAACATTACATCTTTCGAACTTAGAAACAATAATTTGCCTAGGGTATAAAGGAATGGTCTCAGCTAcaatttgttggaaaatttaatattatttttattatattaaattaattaattaaatggaaattagaagtgATGTTTTTTGGTAGAAATATATGTCTATCCTAATGAAGAGTGGTAGCTTTTGTCTCTTCATGAATGGTCACATACTTTCCAAGAGATATCTcatattctataaataggaaagCCCCCTATAAACATAAAATAACTTTACATTGTTTACATAATCATACATAGAGTGCACTAATATTAGAGAGTCTCATCGAGTCCATATGAGAaagttttcaacacaatcgtggttcatggaggcttgtgatttggagtgctactattacaaggaTGTGATAGTTGTATCTTGGGAGACAAGCGCTGATCAACCATCAGCACCATAGTGGggcgtaaacttgtcttaaggacagggtgtccaacacttgcctcgaccatgttttctaagtttttttaattcattatgTCATGTTCATTTAACGTTGGTAactcatgtgcatgcattactttgatatgtaattgcatgaattattttttgattttctatgtgatttaatatagcaattagacCCTATTTTTCCAACACAATTTGCCTTAGTATTTGCGAGCAGTGTCCTAGTCAATTAACCTCGTGTTTATTATAATATTCAAATCATGGAGCGACATCACCAACCTAACCCTTAGATGAGGAACACAAAGAAGAAGTCGATGCAATCAGTAGACGACCATTTATAAACTATATATTATTGTTGTACTTCATCAATGTGTGATTGTGCACATCATCCCCTTTGTTAGTAGCAGACCAAACTACACCAACTTATTTAGCCACTGACTTGCACGTATAGAAACAACAGGAGCTCGTAAACGGTCTCAGCGCTAGAGTATTGACATTGATCATAAAGAGTTCGATTCTCGCATTTTCTCTCTTTATGCCTCATATCTTGTACCAATTTGAATGCGAAGAGAAGTGCAGTTAGGATGACTTTGTTGTGAGGTTGAGATGTCACAAATGATCGCACATGAGTGAGAGCATGGAGAGTGACGTTTACCCAACAGTGAAGGGGAACATGAGGTGCCATAGCTGGCTAGCTTACTGTTCCATTCgctaaaacacaaaaacaaaaacaaaatctcAAACATGATCatgtttcggttttcggttggGGTCCATTTGCAAATTCCATTATTATTTCTCCATCCATCTCCCCACCCCACACATTGCTTTTCTAGATTTGTAAGACGATTCGTTTTAGTTAGTTGGTGGAGAGTTTGTTTTGGTAGCGTGATTTAAGAGAGGTCATATATGAGATTTTACATTGCCAAATTCCACAATATTAATGCTATACTAATCACATTCGTACTACATTTCTAACAAAAGTAAGACTCACTAATACATATGGATCTCATTTCTATTAGAGAGGTGATACAAATATCGTATAGAAAATGTGGTAGGAGTAGCatatgtgtgtctatatatgttAGGATCCGCGAGTTCGGAAACACGCTTTTAACATACATTTTGATATACGTATTTGTGAGCTTACTCAGTAATCTATCTTTTAACATTCAATGATTAGAGCTATCTATCTTTTAAGTCTTTCCTAAAAGGTTATGACCACTAAAAACTCAAATACGAAATGGCGAAACCATATGACCGTTGAATTAATAAATTTAGTGTTTCCTTATAAAATCATATTCGTCTGctttcttcactacaaatgaatgttttaatcgttttgaatttgtctaatgatttgaaaaaattatttataaatgaTGTACTCATATATAGACGGTAGGTTATAAAGTGGGCTCTATAAAAGGTGTCaaaatgtatataaaaaatGTGTGTCTCTAGAACCTAACatctaacatatatatattcatctccaataatgagagagagagagagagagagagagagagagaggggaaggGAGGGGCACATCATATTAGTCGGTGACCGACAGCTCTAGTGTCTTCAAAGCATTGTAGCTTAAATTTCGTGGGCAGTAacatcaaaattcaaatagAAGGAAAAGTAAGGTGAATAGGGATAATGCTCACTGTCTAAATCAATACAAGCTGTCTTAGGAAGTGTTACAAGCTCCAAAACTCCAACATGATTTAAGTAATATACGCACTTTCTATCGCTTCAAATAAGACCGAAAGGGTCATATTAGGATCTATGAACCTCCAAATATCTATAGGGTTTTTATATCAAAAATTTCCGTTCAATTAAAATAGAACTGTCATATAATATACCCTTTTATGAGAGAGGATCATTGCCGGATCCTCTAATCacatccgtttatcgtacattatgGGGCCAATTTTTATCAactactgtttatattcaattttaaataaaaaaaattaaaataatttttgattacacaatatacgatgaacatatATGATTTGAAGATCCCCAAGATtcttacaaagaggatccagcGAGGATCCTCATTCCCCTTTTATGAGTTGTCAATTTCTCAACGTGAGACACTTGTAGTTTTTCTTCCATAGTTCTTAAACCAGGAATGCACCAAGAAATTATACATGGCTTCACTATGTTTTTTTCCTTGAGATCACTTTTACTATAATGTTTGTATGTTGAACATGTCATTATGTCTGGTAATTGCAAGTATTGTGGGACCAAATAGTTCataaatattttgttaattaattatgtGCTCGATAATATTCAAATATTGCTACATGTGGTCTAAATGTTCATAATATTGCTATATATATGGCATATGCTAAGAGGATCTAGGGTTTCATCAGAAGGAACTTTTGAATTAAGTACAGTACTGTTGAATTAACCAGTTAAGCTGACCCACAATCACAAAGGATATTGTTGAGGCAAGATTTTTTTAGGGGCGGGAGGACTTTCTTTTTATTAAACAATAATCTTCACCAGTCTCCTAGCTACTACCACaccattttaattaatttaagaaTATTATCAAAGGAAGAAGATAGAAAATTTGGTAGAACCCAACCTAGCTAGCACTATCAACGTGGTCCATGACGATCATGACCATGCTGACCATGcataattagggttagggttctaCACTGGTACACATATCTCATGCATGCGATCTCGTATATATGGACATAGAAATGAATTATCAATGTGATAGaagtctttatttatttatttatttattttgacaaaCGATAATTGCTAAATGTTGGAAGAAAAGAGATCGGTAGAGATCGAACTCATATCAAAGTTTAGAGACATTATTGTTTTTTTGTCAATGTTAAAAAACGGATTGAAGTCTTTCCATGTGATCTATTCGCATGATCATTATTTCAACAGTAAACCTAGCTACATTCCCACACTCAGGTATAAGTGTGCATCACTGTGATTACCAGTCAAACGCCATTTTTAAGATGTAACTTATAATTAATATAGTACAAATGAACAACTTCTGCAATCATAAGTAGTACTTCATTTTCTTCCTACCTCCGCAATCATCACGATTTTCCTTTCCATTTAGCATTATGGTGGGTAAGCATTTGCTATCATGCTACTTACTTTCTTTGTAACGCTAGAAACTGTTGATGGTTGTGTTCCATCACACAGACATTTTATTATACAATTTGAATAATCTCTCGTCTAACAATTGATTAATACATCTTATGTTGTTGCAAAAAAGAGAGTGCAAGTGAGCACATTGTCATTTCAATGATAAAATTATATGTAATATAGAAAGTGAAGATGAAAAACACAAAGAcgataaaaaaaatcaagtactgtaatttattttccagCATCATTTctcatatatattattatataaacatAGAATTTTATGAATTCAACACAACACAACAAACTAAAATGGTTGTGTTATTAGCCCATTACACTTAAAGGAGGGGTGATGAAATAATATTTAGggtttatatatatgtttcttgAAAGGGGCTAATGCCTCCCCTGTAGGGTTATGCTGTAGCTGTAGAGTTGTAGGAAGGATGAACGACAAGGGTTGGCCGAGGCTCCACCGTCCAGTCCCACCGGTCCACCATGAAAAGAGACGGCCCACCTAAAAAAATAGGTGACGGGTATCATCCACAATTTAAATTCCAGTAGTATCTAAATTCCAAAATTCTAATTTGGTGGTGTTTGCATACATTTTTAGAAGAAAATATTGAGAGTTTCTTTCATAGAGAAGGATGCTCTCCCAttctaatcatttttttttcctttcctacTTAAGAGAAATATGAGAGATTTAAATCACTATAATCTGTCATTGAATTTTTGATCGTACATGACAATTGGAAAAATTATTGGTCATTCCATCTTATATTTCACTTTCCATAATAAGCCTACAGGCATAGTAAATGAGCTAATAAACGAAAAATATGCACAAAAGTAATGTATCCAATTTTAGTagatttgtaaaaaaaaaaaaaaaaaaaaatgacagttCAACCAAAACTAGGTAAGTGTTATGTAACAAAATACATGGATGTACGtgtgaaaaaaattattgtatagcACTGAATATTGTCACATTgtacattaaaatttgatttagaaTATTGCTTCATGATTGTCCtactgaaaagaaaagaaacaaaatgaaaaacatcGATAAGTATTGTGCTATAGTGTGAGCCCATCCGAAGTCTTGTAACATGTGATTTCAATGAGAATTTATTTTTATCGAGACCTACTTACTTTATATGTTTTTTAGCATATCTTGTAAAATGCAATTTTTGTTCCTGATGTTCACGTTGAGTATTATATTTGTCTTTTTCTAACTATCCACTGTACCATCTCATCTAatattccaacaaaaaaaaatatcaataattattgtacacaaatataaaaactatatatgtatatataaaatgGGATGTTAGTTTATGGGGCTTCATTTCTGTAACTATGTGGCACCTATAGGCATTTTACGATCTAAAACATAGAATTACAACAAAAGACAGCAAAAGCAAGTCGCACGAGCACTTCAATGATGCCACGAGGAAGAGACGTGAAAGATTATCAAAACTATCAAAAAGAACAGAAAATATTTTGCAAACCCCAAAAGAGAACATTATGGAGATCTTAAGCAGGGTTAGATTAATAATTTGGTTTATCTTAAAGTGAAAAACTATAACAAAAGTCGAAAAATGTTTCAAAAAGTTGGGCAAAAACGACAAACGACAGCAAAACTCTCGGAGTAACGTCACTTCCATTTTTTGAATTAGAATAGTGTTTTCCAAGATAAAGGAGAAAATAACAGTTTTAGTTACTGTTTTTACTTCCTCATTCTCTTTTTCTAGCCTTTACGGTTTACAGTGTCATCAAAGTATCGTTCCAAATCTGTCAAATATACTGCACAAAACCCAATAAATGGAGAAGTGTAGTGAGAGAGTATTCtgtttaagagagagagagagagagagaatggggtGAAACTGTAATGTATGCAGCTGGAGTTTTCCAATCATAGCTGCTGAATTGAAAAACTCATTGGTTTTTTCCCATTGGTTTCTAATGTGAATGGTGAGGTTTTAATGAGAGATTTTGATGTTCTATCAGAACCCATCTCTGAAATCATTCACTGAGTAAGTTTTTAATCTTCTGGGTTCATAAAGGTCGAAGCTTTTGCAGTTTTTATGAAGATCCATCTACTCAAAACTAATGCATTTATGATGTTCCTTTGGTTTGTAGGTTCACTTGCTGATTGGAAGTCCCAGCACCTGCTATCAGTCAATCTACTGGTAAGCTCTTGATCTTGTGGTTAATAAAAGAGGGGGAAAAGTCAACTTTTTTTATCCATCTCTGCTGTTGTTTGGAACTGATTTGCATTATCTCCCAtctttggtgtgtttattttctcatgAACTCTTTTCTGTATTTGATCATTGGGGTGGTATGTGTTTTAATTTGGCTTCTTGTTTTATGAATTTTGTATAATTAGAAAAAGCTGCTGTGTACTGAGCTTATGCAAATTAAAAAAAGCTGCTTGTGCAGTTTGGCTTCTTGTTTTatgaattttataaaattaaaaaaagctgctgtgtaCTGGGTTTTATTGGGGGGTAAATTTATGGATGGCTGGTTTTTGTGTTTTCCAATTTGTAGCACTTACAagattttttttacttctcatatatTGAAGAAAACTAATTTTCcagattgtttttgttttcaatgctGTTTTCTTGCTTAGTGGTTACTTATTTCCTTGGATCAATTGTTATCTGTCTAATAGAGGAGGTAGCATGCAATTTCGTATTGTTTGTTTTGTCTTGATATCTTCTTGCTGGTGTGAACCTTATGCCATTCCGACGattatattttctttgatgATTTTGGTGCACAGGtggaaggagggagagagagaactgCAAATCTTCATCTGGAATATTGAGGGGTGGAAGTTTCTTGAACTGATATTCTGGCCTTTCCCAACTCAAAATAAGTTCTGTTGTTGTGCTGCGCCGGAGTCATGGCAACCATGTTACATTCTGAGTCCAGACGATTATATTCTTGGTGGTGGGATAGTCACATTCCAAAGAACTCAAAATGGCTTCAGGAGAATCTTACAGGTCTTCATATTTTTCTGTAAAATTTATCGTTTTAGTAGGACTtggattgaaatttgatttttcagaCGCAGATATAAGCTATCAGTTGTATGTGCACTAGGCATATAGCTACTACTTATGTGTGATGGCAAGTCATACCAATAAGACACAGCATTTTTGTGGTAATGGCAACATAAAGATGTCAAGCAAGCCAGTTGCTTGTATTCTTCTCTTTTGgatgttaattttttaaaagcTGAGTCCATTTCTtaacaattttgtatttagATGGAGATGAAAGGACAGAAGAGGTATGGTAACCGAGGGAGGAGAGTAGATAGAACTAAAACTAAATACTGAAAACCATTCTTTGCATGGCCAGCCGTGTTCATACCTGGTTAGCTTTTGCTTGGCCAACAAAGGACAGTATAAGACTCTCATGTCCTGTTACTTTTCTGTAAAACTATGATCAATAACATTCACGTTCATTTGAACATGAAACTAGATGAAGAATGAACATAAACAAAATATGGCGGATCTCAAGTTTTGTGATCTATGATATTAGCATGATGTCATTTCCAGCATATGaaatatgttttaaaaaataattcaggTCAGGGATAAAGAAATGAATGTACTTGGAATTTTCTCAGTttgatttctctctttctctgcaacATGTGCAATTGAGTGTGTTTTTGCATATGGATATCCTTGGATTTTCGGGCTACATTTGTAATTGACCCTAAATCTTATTATGCAGACATGGATGCCAAAGTCAAAGCAATGATCAAGCTCATTGAAGAAGATGCAGATTCTTTTGCAAGGAGGGCAGAAATGTACTACAAGAAACGCCCGGAGCTCATGAAACTGGTGGAGGAGTTCTATCGAGCTTATCGTGCATTAGCAGAGAGGTACGATCATGCAACTGTGGAGCTGCGCCAGGCTCATCGAACCATGGCAGAAGCATTTCCCAACCAAGTACCTTAT
Proteins encoded in this window:
- the LOC126594780 gene encoding protein tesmin/TSO1-like CXC 2, with the protein product MDTPERNQIGTPKAKFEDSPVFNYINSLSPIKPVKSVHITQTFSSLSFASLPSVFTSPHVSSHKESRFLRRHNPSDPSKPESSLESGNKVSVNEDAAEFYINAEELHESCVPGDSVGEASAEPPSEHSKFVIELPRNLKYDCGSPECDAATSCGTEAGCESEAAALSAPLVPYAQKTSENGSSDGEAHLQSICQSGQRREGTGCDWESLISDATDLLIFDSPNASEAFRGIMQNPLDSVTRFCNSLMPRLSQNDINDEQNVLVLDTVGSGEQPETEDPSSQYGEASQPEDTELMQDHLNSCMGSNQIEKEDQFNCKPGLNLHRGLRRRCLDFETAGARRKSLDNVPNFSSSMLSQSDEKITTNDKQLVPIKPGGESARCILPGIGLHLNALATTSKDYKTIKRENMAYGRQLSLPNLAASAHSPTAGQGPGHESFSSASSERDMDGTENGVQLLQDASQEPAFLANEEFNQNSPKKKRRKFEQAGETESSCKRCNCKKSKCLKLYCECFAAGVYCIEPCSCQECFNKPIHEDTVLATRKQIESRNPLAFAPKVIRTADPVPEYGEESSKTPASARHKRGCNCKKSSCLKKYCECYQGGVGCSISCRCEGCKNAFGRKDGSFVGTETEADEEETEACDKSVAEKHQQKNEIQRNEEQRQDSALPSTPLRLSRQFSLPFSSKHKPPRSSTFNIGSSSGLYTITIQKLGKPNILRPESKLEGHNQAVAEDEMPEILQGDGSPSTGMKTASPNGKRVSPPNNEFGPSPGRRAGRKLILQSIPSFPSLTPQH